A stretch of [Clostridium] scindens DNA encodes these proteins:
- a CDS encoding IS30 family transposase, with product MANQKGSRQLKHSDRIRLEALYNAGHKVAEIAEILHVHRSTIYNELKRGRYEHLNSDYTTEMRYSSDLAQRKCDENLKVRGTQLKIGNDIKLANYIENKIINEDYSPDAIIGELTASGRWSEFQTKICTTTVYSYIDKGIFLRVTNKNLPVKKNRKRKYNKVKKQKRAEAGESIENRPEIINSREEFGHWEMDSVLGCRGKSKNTLLTLTERKTRAEIIFKLNNHSAEEVVAAVDRLEKRWGELFKTVFKSITVDNGTEFAYCEELERSAIGAGKRTKMYYCHPYSSWERGTNEVTNKMVRRKVPKGTNFDDRTAEDIQEVENWINQYPRRIHGYKSAAEMFEEELQRIS from the coding sequence ATGGCAAATCAAAAAGGAAGTAGACAATTAAAACACAGCGATAGAATCAGACTGGAGGCTTTATATAATGCTGGCCATAAAGTTGCGGAAATTGCTGAGATTTTGCACGTACACCGCAGTACAATCTACAATGAACTTAAACGAGGCCGATATGAACACTTAAACAGCGACTATACCACCGAAATGCGATATAGTTCAGATCTGGCACAACGAAAATGTGATGAAAACCTGAAAGTAAGGGGAACACAGCTGAAAATAGGAAATGATATCAAGCTAGCCAATTATATTGAGAATAAAATAATAAATGAGGATTACAGTCCGGATGCAATCATAGGAGAATTGACAGCATCAGGCCGATGGAGCGAGTTCCAGACCAAAATATGCACAACCACTGTATACAGTTATATAGATAAAGGAATTTTTCTGAGAGTAACCAATAAAAATCTGCCTGTAAAAAAGAATAGGAAAAGAAAATATAATAAGGTAAAGAAGCAAAAGAGAGCAGAGGCGGGCGAAAGCATAGAAAATAGACCGGAGATCATAAACAGCAGAGAGGAGTTTGGCCACTGGGAAATGGATAGCGTTCTGGGGTGCCGAGGAAAATCTAAAAATACATTATTAACACTTACAGAAAGAAAAACAAGAGCGGAAATCATATTCAAATTGAATAACCATAGTGCTGAGGAAGTGGTGGCAGCAGTGGACCGGTTGGAAAAACGCTGGGGAGAATTATTCAAAACGGTATTCAAAAGCATAACTGTAGACAATGGGACAGAATTTGCCTATTGTGAAGAACTGGAGAGATCCGCAATAGGAGCAGGAAAGAGAACAAAGATGTATTACTGTCATCCATATAGCAGCTGGGAAAGAGGGACAAACGAAGTCACAAACAAAATGGTGCGGAGAAAAGTCCCTAAAGGAACGAATTTTGATGATCGAACGGCTGAGGACATCCAGGAGGTTGAAAACTGGATAAATCAATACCCACGGCGTATCCATGGGTATAAATCTGCAGCGGAAATGTTTGAGGAGGAATTGCAGAGAATTAGCTAA
- a CDS encoding helix-turn-helix domain-containing protein: protein MDMERKEADKMTIEEARKQKGMSRREVSEWLEIPYRTLSNWETGVRSCPHYIEKLIVDKIIQGK, encoded by the coding sequence ATGGATATGGAGCGTAAGGAAGCAGACAAAATGACGATTGAAGAAGCACGCAAACAAAAGGGAATGAGTAGGCGTGAGGTGTCAGAGTGGTTAGAAATACCATATAGAACACTGTCGAACTGGGAGACTGGAGTGCGGAGCTGTCCGCATTACATTGAAAAGCTGATAGTAGATAAAATAATACAAGGCAAATGA
- a CDS encoding helix-turn-helix domain-containing protein has product MKIYAYKGKDNLCGERIRLARAKNRITQSDLAARMQVAGVAIERDSISRIERGTRIVTDYELKIFSKALGVSMEWLTDESGTL; this is encoded by the coding sequence ATGAAGATATACGCATACAAGGGAAAAGATAACTTGTGCGGGGAACGCATAAGGTTGGCGAGAGCAAAAAACAGAATTACACAAAGTGATTTAGCGGCGCGTATGCAGGTGGCCGGAGTTGCGATAGAACGAGATTCAATAAGTCGCATAGAAAGAGGCACAAGAATCGTAACAGATTATGAATTGAAAATATTTTCTAAAGCACTGGGCGTGAGCATGGAATGGCTGACTGATGAAAGTGGGACACTGTAA
- a CDS encoding SHOCT domain-containing protein gives MDLFTKADKQKEFPDSNTVLIHLKSNGKFNVTIHDNFLTVEPRGFTNAVNKGLIGQKTYDLNNVSGVQYKKPGFTTGYLQIVLIGGRDARNGVSGAVKDENSITFSKKEDHLILEIKEYIENYIHERSAGSATASNLDEIRKLKELLDIGAITDEEFEAKKAQLLSI, from the coding sequence ATGGATTTATTCACAAAAGCTGATAAGCAAAAAGAGTTCCCTGATAGTAATACCGTTCTTATACATTTGAAAAGCAACGGAAAATTCAATGTAACTATTCACGATAACTTTCTTACGGTAGAGCCGCGTGGTTTCACTAATGCTGTTAATAAGGGACTGATCGGGCAAAAGACCTATGATCTCAATAATGTTTCCGGTGTACAATACAAAAAACCCGGATTTACCACTGGATATTTGCAGATTGTTCTCATCGGCGGCAGAGATGCACGAAACGGCGTCTCCGGAGCTGTAAAAGATGAAAATTCCATCACTTTCTCTAAAAAAGAGGATCATCTGATTCTTGAAATAAAAGAATATATTGAAAATTATATCCATGAACGCTCCGCTGGTTCCGCTACAGCCTCTAATCTTGATGAAATACGAAAGCTTAAAGAGTTGCTTGATATTGGAGCAATCACAGATGAGGAATTTGAAGCCAAAAAGGCTCAGTTGCTTAGCATTTAA
- a CDS encoding phage holin family protein, translating to MMKEQLCTTVGMVGGFIAALLGGWDTGLQTLMILIGIDYLTGLIVAGVFHKSTKTKNGALESKAGFKGLCRKAVILLIVLMAYRFDMLIHVNYIRDAVIIGFISNEAISIVENAGLMGIPMPPQITKAIEILTKKSEEEHGNEEN from the coding sequence ATGATGAAAGAGCAGTTATGCACCACGGTTGGAATGGTCGGCGGATTCATAGCAGCACTTTTGGGTGGTTGGGATACAGGATTGCAGACGCTGATGATTCTGATCGGCATAGACTACCTGACTGGCTTGATTGTGGCCGGAGTGTTCCACAAGTCTACAAAGACGAAAAACGGAGCACTGGAAAGCAAGGCGGGATTCAAAGGACTCTGCAGAAAAGCCGTGATTTTACTGATCGTGCTGATGGCGTACCGGTTCGATATGCTGATTCATGTGAACTACATACGTGACGCCGTGATTATCGGATTTATTTCCAACGAGGCTATCAGCATCGTGGAGAATGCGGGTCTGATGGGGATTCCGATGCCGCCACAGATAACAAAGGCAATAGAGATTTTAACAAAGAAATCAGAGGAGGAACATGGAAATGAAGAAAATTAA
- a CDS encoding reverse transcriptase domain-containing protein produces the protein MSRKPETPVSRNEDSQLKRYCKNIRLDKDWIMACMLECFSDKWKRRDVAGFLAGYQTGQPLSVRAVSRLIQEKRSNADPLLERAAEDLAREIKERDVHFPEIHYSMRYDGNSGKLREIGVESIKQQIYNYVAVNALKELFERKIGKYQCASVPGRGQVYGKNAIERWIRKNPDKTRAGAKADVRHCYPSINTRKLMRFLRKQVKNDDLLYLVETLIASYKQGLSIGSYLSQWLCNYYLSFAYHYAQQKLFKVQKRRGQEKRTRLFYKIIFYMDDILILGPRKVDVKKAMLMLIRFFREELGLEIKPNWKLFQVDYIGKDGKHHGDCIDMMGYKIYRDRTEVRRSIFLRARRAYLRLRKQVQRRMEIALDLAYRCISYYGWFKNSDSVHFKKKYGIEQLMKYAKRRVSIESKIHNRTAGGQLAAA, from the coding sequence GTGAGTAGAAAACCGGAAACTCCTGTATCAAGAAACGAGGACTCACAGTTGAAACGATACTGTAAAAATATACGACTGGATAAAGACTGGATCATGGCCTGTATGCTGGAATGTTTTTCAGATAAATGGAAACGGCGTGATGTGGCAGGGTTCCTGGCCGGATACCAAACCGGTCAACCACTGTCCGTCAGGGCTGTGAGCAGACTGATCCAGGAGAAAAGGAGCAATGCGGACCCGTTGCTGGAAAGAGCAGCGGAAGATCTGGCAAGGGAAATCAAGGAGCGTGATGTTCATTTCCCGGAAATACACTACTCCATGAGGTATGACGGAAACTCCGGAAAGCTCAGGGAGATAGGCGTGGAGAGCATAAAACAGCAGATATACAATTATGTAGCTGTCAATGCTCTGAAAGAATTATTTGAAAGAAAGATAGGAAAATATCAATGCGCCAGTGTGCCGGGCCGTGGCCAGGTATACGGAAAGAATGCAATAGAGAGATGGATTCGGAAGAATCCGGACAAAACGAGGGCAGGAGCCAAGGCAGATGTGCGGCACTGTTATCCATCTATTAACACAAGAAAGCTCATGAGATTTCTGAGAAAGCAGGTCAAAAATGATGACCTGCTTTATTTAGTGGAGACATTGATTGCATCGTACAAGCAGGGGCTATCCATCGGTTCATATTTGAGCCAGTGGCTATGCAATTACTACCTCAGTTTTGCCTACCACTATGCACAGCAAAAGCTCTTTAAGGTGCAGAAAAGACGTGGCCAGGAGAAACGGACAAGACTGTTCTATAAAATAATCTTTTATATGGACGATATCCTGATCCTGGGACCACGAAAGGTAGACGTCAAAAAGGCCATGCTCATGCTGATCCGATTTTTCAGAGAGGAGCTGGGCCTGGAGATAAAACCGAACTGGAAACTGTTCCAGGTTGACTATATCGGAAAAGATGGAAAGCATCACGGAGATTGCATTGATATGATGGGCTACAAAATTTATAGGGACCGCACAGAAGTCCGCCGGAGCATATTCCTCCGGGCAAGACGGGCATATCTGAGATTGAGAAAACAGGTGCAACGGCGTATGGAGATAGCACTAGATCTGGCGTACCGCTGCATTTCATATTATGGGTGGTTCAAAAATTCAGATTCCGTTCACTTCAAAAAGAAGTATGGAATAGAGCAACTGATGAAATACGCGAAAAGGAGGGTAAGCATTGAAAGCAAGATTCACAACAGAACAGCCGGCGGTCAGCTGGCAGCCGCTTGA